In Leisingera sp. NJS204, the following are encoded in one genomic region:
- a CDS encoding leucyl aminopeptidase: MSSLTPIRFAEYDPKALPEMTGRVAVMVTPEGSMDQAARTANRLSKGAIARLIESDGFKKAKAGDVVSLRWPAGMQAEALDVLVLPRKLTPVEARQAGAKLAKAAAGKRLTVMAGSMNKAADLTMGLALRDYGFDDHKTPAEDKPEGEVVIASKMPSDLETACAPLLAVAEGVHMTRDLVNEPANVLTTTEFARRIEEMSEIGLEVEVLEEADLEKLGMRTLLCVGQGSDSPSKVAVMHWKGGAKDAAPLALVGKGVVFDTGGISLKPAGGMEDMTMDMGGAGVVAGTMKALALRKAQANVVGLVGLVENMPSGNATRPGDVVKSMKGDTVEIINTDAEGRLVLCDVLWYAQERFKPAGVIDLATLTGAIIIGLGHENAGVFSNDDDLCNAFLKAARSEDEGAWRMPLGKAYDEQLKSRIADMKNIGGRPAGSITAAQFLQRFIKDDMPWIHLDIAGVASVKADTDYAPKGATGWGVMALNRLVADKFEAE, from the coding sequence ATGAGCAGCCTTACCCCGATCCGATTTGCCGAATACGACCCCAAGGCGCTGCCGGAAATGACCGGCCGTGTGGCGGTGATGGTCACGCCCGAGGGCAGCATGGATCAGGCCGCGCGCACCGCCAACCGGCTGAGCAAGGGCGCAATTGCCCGGCTGATCGAATCGGATGGCTTCAAGAAGGCCAAGGCGGGGGATGTGGTGTCGCTCCGCTGGCCCGCAGGCATGCAGGCCGAGGCACTGGATGTGCTGGTTCTGCCGCGCAAGCTGACTCCGGTAGAGGCACGCCAAGCGGGTGCAAAACTGGCCAAGGCGGCAGCGGGCAAGCGGCTGACGGTGATGGCCGGCAGCATGAACAAGGCTGCTGACCTCACCATGGGGCTGGCGCTGCGCGACTATGGCTTTGATGACCATAAGACCCCCGCCGAAGACAAGCCTGAAGGCGAGGTGGTGATCGCTTCCAAGATGCCGTCCGATCTGGAGACCGCCTGCGCACCGTTGCTGGCGGTGGCCGAAGGCGTTCACATGACCCGGGATCTGGTCAATGAGCCTGCCAATGTGCTGACCACCACCGAATTCGCCCGCCGCATCGAAGAAATGAGTGAGATCGGCCTTGAGGTTGAGGTCCTGGAAGAGGCGGACCTGGAAAAGCTGGGCATGCGCACGCTGTTGTGTGTTGGCCAAGGTTCTGACAGCCCCTCCAAAGTGGCGGTGATGCACTGGAAAGGCGGCGCCAAGGACGCAGCCCCGCTGGCGCTGGTCGGCAAGGGCGTGGTGTTTGATACCGGCGGCATCTCGCTGAAGCCTGCGGGCGGCATGGAAGACATGACCATGGACATGGGCGGCGCGGGCGTTGTAGCCGGCACGATGAAGGCCTTGGCGCTGCGCAAAGCCCAGGCCAATGTGGTCGGGCTGGTCGGCCTTGTGGAAAACATGCCCTCGGGCAATGCCACCCGTCCGGGCGATGTGGTGAAGTCGATGAAGGGCGACACGGTTGAGATCATCAACACCGACGCCGAGGGCCGTCTGGTTCTGTGTGATGTGCTGTGGTACGCGCAGGAGCGGTTCAAACCTGCGGGTGTTATCGATCTGGCGACCCTGACCGGCGCGATCATTATTGGCCTCGGGCATGAAAATGCCGGCGTATTCTCCAACGATGACGATCTGTGCAATGCCTTCCTGAAGGCCGCGCGCTCCGAGGATGAAGGCGCCTGGCGGATGCCGTTGGGCAAGGCCTATGACGAACAACTGAAATCGCGGATTGCCGATATGAAAAACATCGGCGGACGCCCGGCGGGCTCCATCACCGCAGCGCAGTTCCTGCAGCGGTTCATCAAGGACGATATGCCCTGGATCCATCTGGACATTGCCGGTGTGGCCTCGGTCAAGGCGGACACGGACTATGCGCCCAAAGGCGCCACCGGTTGGGGCGTGATGGCGCTGAACCGTCTGGTCGCGGATAAGTTCGAGGCGGAATAA
- a CDS encoding DNA polymerase III subunit chi yields the protein MGAAYFYHLTRRPLEETLPVLLDKARGAGWRIAVRGRDPERMAWLDDRLWLGAEDSFLPHGLAGGPHDALQPVLLTAGPEAANTPDCVMAVEGAAVSADEVQALSRVCILFDGTDPQAVQHARSQWKSLTDAGCSAQYWSEEGGRWEKKAEK from the coding sequence ATGGGGGCTGCCTATTTCTATCATCTGACGCGCAGGCCGCTGGAGGAGACCTTGCCGGTCCTTCTGGACAAGGCGCGCGGGGCGGGCTGGCGCATTGCGGTGCGCGGGCGCGACCCCGAGCGCATGGCCTGGCTGGATGACCGTCTGTGGCTGGGGGCAGAGGACAGCTTTCTGCCCCATGGCCTGGCGGGCGGCCCCCACGACGCGCTGCAGCCGGTTCTGCTTACCGCCGGGCCTGAGGCCGCCAATACCCCGGACTGTGTGATGGCGGTGGAGGGCGCCGCAGTCAGCGCCGATGAGGTGCAGGCGCTGAGCCGTGTCTGTATTCTGTTCGACGGCACAGATCCGCAAGCTGTGCAGCACGCCCGCAGCCAGTGGAAGTCACTGACAGATGCTGGCTGTTCCGCCCAATACTGGTCCGAAGAGGGCGGGCGTTGGGAGAAGAAGGCCGAGAAATAG
- a CDS encoding CHAP domain-containing protein yields MKVSHAFRRARLLPIVGAGLLFLANCGDIQGGSVARAEAEAARLEYAVQEVQSLQSRGSRVWCVPFARNASGIEIFGNAKTWWAQAKGQFSRGQQPQTGAVMAFRATRSNPLGHVAVVSKVEDSRRIRINHANWRRNKVSLGMAVIDVSAANDWSAVRLESNPGAYGRVYPINGFILPVPDKG; encoded by the coding sequence ATGAAAGTATCACATGCGTTCCGTCGGGCGCGGCTGCTGCCGATTGTTGGGGCTGGGCTGCTGTTCCTTGCCAATTGCGGTGATATTCAAGGCGGATCGGTGGCCCGGGCCGAGGCTGAGGCCGCGCGTCTGGAATACGCGGTTCAGGAAGTCCAGTCTTTGCAATCCAGAGGGAGCCGTGTCTGGTGCGTGCCCTTTGCCCGCAATGCCAGCGGGATTGAGATTTTCGGCAATGCCAAAACCTGGTGGGCACAGGCCAAAGGACAGTTCAGCCGCGGCCAGCAGCCGCAAACCGGCGCGGTGATGGCGTTCCGGGCGACCCGCTCCAATCCGCTGGGCCATGTGGCAGTGGTCTCCAAGGTGGAGGATTCGCGCCGGATCCGGATCAATCACGCCAACTGGCGCCGCAACAAGGTGTCGCTGGGCATGGCGGTAATTGACGTGTCTGCAGCAAACGACTGGTCCGCCGTTCGCTTGGAAAGCAATCCGGGGGCCTACGGGCGGGTCTATCCGATCAACGGCTTCATTCTGCCGGTTCCGGACAAAGGGTGA
- the lptF gene encoding LPS export ABC transporter permease LptF — protein sequence MSRYDRYVLSQYLLFFGFFALILVAVFWVNRAVVLFDRLIGNGQSALVFLEFTALTLPNLIRMVLPIAAFGASVWVTNRLNSESELTVLRATGTSPWQMARPALAFGVITALMMSALTHYLLPASISQLEVRESEVSRNITAKLLSEGDFLHPADGVTFYIRQIDPDGTLHDVFLSDRRDPATTVTYTGARAFLVRDEGSAHLIMVEGMAQRLDNQTQRLSTTFFSDFSYDISALARKSENQSRNIRAIPSLELMTSTQAITRSDGYSAGAQAEELHLRFARALVCVAVALIGFSALMLGTFSRFGVWRQAFLAFVVLIFVEGLRGVVSEPVLQNPSLWPLIYLPTLLGLLVALIFLILSVRPKRTRAEAPA from the coding sequence GTGTCACGCTACGACAGATACGTGCTGTCACAATATCTGCTCTTCTTCGGCTTTTTTGCGCTGATTCTGGTGGCCGTGTTCTGGGTCAACCGGGCTGTCGTGCTGTTTGACCGGCTGATCGGCAACGGGCAGTCTGCTTTGGTATTCCTTGAGTTCACCGCGCTCACCCTGCCGAACCTCATCCGCATGGTGCTGCCGATTGCCGCCTTTGGCGCCTCGGTTTGGGTCACCAACCGGCTGAACAGCGAAAGCGAGCTGACAGTGCTGCGCGCCACCGGCACCAGCCCCTGGCAGATGGCGCGGCCGGCCCTCGCATTCGGCGTCATCACGGCACTGATGATGTCGGCGCTGACCCACTATCTGCTGCCGGCGTCGATCAGCCAGTTGGAAGTCCGTGAAAGCGAAGTCTCCCGCAACATCACCGCCAAGCTGCTGAGCGAGGGCGATTTCCTGCACCCGGCAGACGGTGTTACCTTCTATATCCGCCAGATCGACCCGGACGGCACCCTGCACGACGTCTTCCTGTCTGACCGCCGCGACCCGGCGACCACGGTGACCTATACCGGCGCCCGCGCCTTTCTGGTACGCGACGAAGGCAGCGCGCATCTGATCATGGTAGAAGGCATGGCGCAGCGGCTGGACAATCAGACGCAACGGCTTTCGACCACGTTCTTCTCGGATTTTTCGTATGATATCAGCGCACTGGCCCGGAAGTCTGAAAACCAGTCGCGCAACATCCGTGCGATCCCAAGCCTGGAGCTGATGACAAGCACCCAGGCCATCACCCGCAGCGATGGCTACTCCGCAGGCGCCCAGGCCGAGGAACTGCACCTGCGCTTTGCCCGTGCCCTGGTCTGTGTGGCCGTCGCCCTGATCGGGTTTTCCGCGCTGATGCTAGGAACATTCTCGCGGTTCGGCGTGTGGCGGCAAGCTTTCCTCGCCTTTGTTGTACTGATCTTTGTCGAGGGCTTGCGCGGAGTTGTCTCGGAGCCGGTTTTGCAAAACCCCAGCCTGTGGCCGCTGATTTACCTGCCGACCTTGCTGGGGCTTTTGGTGGCGCTGATCTTCCTGATTTTGTCAGTCCGGCCCAAACGGACCCGGGCGGAGGCGCCCGCATGA
- a CDS encoding LPS-assembly protein LptD yields MPKTGKLRRALLLSAVLPWLALTAPAPQAQTAALPDPAQPAMLVADQVFITPDRTLVAEGNVEAFQGDIRLRAQKITFDQTTGTLQIEGPIRIDQQGDITILATAGELDRDLRNGLLTGARMVFQQQLQLASLQMTRVSGRYTQLYKTAVTSCHVCEDGRPPLWQIRAERVTHDQQARQLYFESAQLRVLDVPVFYFPAIRLPDPSLERASGFLVPSIRSTSNLGTGVKAPYFFTLGPHRDLTLAPYISSSTQTLDVRYRQAFRRGRIEFNGAYTRDDLFSGEDRGYIFGEGQFDLPRDFRFTFDVKAVSDDAYLEDYGLPELDRLRSEAVLSRAKRDSLFRASLTHYKTLRTSEEQANIPSGIAEAFYQTRHHPALTGGELRLTLQGHGHRRSSSIDGTATDSNGRDLARLTADIDWRRSWRLGYGILAEWELGAAADAFRAYDDSFFNEEVTRLTPRTALTLRLPMSRREAGGATQYLEPILQLGWRDEGGGSVVTEESRFVEFDQGNLLSLSRFPSTDAREDGLTLVYGANWARYAPTGWQAYATVGQVLRSDGDDRFTKSSGLSGTSSDFLLAGQIKFGDGLALSTRGLLNGSLNFSKAELRGDWRTSRSSLSGTYLWLGTDPDEDRAEESSELWVDGSYDFTPSWSASARLRYDISDARATRAGLGVAYSNECVTVDLSVNRRYTSTTSVEPTTDFGFTISLSGFSVKSGSKQYRRSCSKT; encoded by the coding sequence ATGCCGAAGACGGGTAAATTGCGCCGCGCACTGCTTCTTTCGGCTGTGCTGCCCTGGCTCGCCCTGACAGCCCCGGCGCCGCAGGCGCAGACCGCGGCGCTGCCTGATCCGGCGCAGCCCGCGATGCTGGTTGCAGATCAGGTCTTCATCACCCCTGACCGCACCCTGGTGGCCGAAGGCAATGTCGAGGCGTTTCAAGGCGATATCCGGCTGCGCGCGCAAAAGATAACGTTTGATCAGACCACCGGCACCCTGCAGATCGAAGGCCCGATCCGCATCGACCAGCAAGGCGATATCACCATACTGGCCACCGCTGGCGAGCTGGACCGAGACCTGCGCAACGGATTGCTGACCGGCGCCCGCATGGTGTTCCAGCAGCAGCTGCAGCTGGCCTCGCTTCAAATGACCCGGGTCAGCGGCCGCTACACACAGCTGTACAAGACCGCCGTCACCTCCTGCCACGTCTGCGAGGATGGACGCCCGCCGCTCTGGCAGATCCGGGCTGAGCGGGTGACCCACGACCAGCAGGCACGCCAGCTCTATTTCGAAAGCGCCCAGCTGCGGGTGCTGGACGTGCCGGTGTTCTATTTTCCGGCGATCCGCCTGCCTGATCCTTCACTGGAGCGGGCCAGCGGATTTCTGGTGCCTTCGATACGCTCCACGTCGAATCTCGGCACCGGGGTCAAGGCGCCCTATTTCTTCACGCTTGGCCCGCACCGCGACCTGACGCTGGCGCCCTATATCTCGTCCAGCACCCAGACGCTGGACGTCCGCTACCGCCAGGCCTTCCGCCGCGGCAGGATCGAATTCAACGGGGCCTACACCCGCGACGATCTGTTTTCCGGCGAAGACCGCGGCTACATCTTTGGCGAAGGCCAGTTCGATCTGCCGCGGGACTTCCGCTTCACCTTTGATGTCAAAGCGGTCTCGGACGACGCCTATCTCGAGGACTACGGCCTGCCGGAACTGGACCGTTTGCGGTCGGAGGCGGTGCTGTCCCGCGCCAAACGCGACAGCCTGTTCCGCGCCTCCCTGACCCATTACAAAACCCTGCGTACCAGCGAAGAGCAGGCAAACATTCCTTCTGGAATCGCGGAAGCCTTCTATCAGACCCGCCATCATCCCGCCCTCACCGGCGGCGAGCTGCGGCTGACCCTGCAGGGCCATGGCCACCGCCGCAGCTCCAGCATCGACGGCACCGCCACTGACAGCAACGGGCGTGACCTTGCGCGGCTCACTGCCGACATCGACTGGCGCCGCAGCTGGCGCCTGGGCTATGGCATCCTGGCGGAATGGGAGCTCGGCGCCGCAGCAGACGCCTTCCGCGCTTATGACGACAGTTTCTTCAACGAAGAGGTCACCCGCCTGACGCCGCGCACCGCGCTGACCCTGCGTCTGCCGATGAGCCGCCGCGAGGCTGGCGGCGCCACCCAGTACCTGGAGCCGATCCTGCAGCTGGGCTGGCGCGACGAGGGCGGCGGCAGCGTGGTCACCGAGGAAAGTCGCTTTGTAGAGTTTGACCAGGGCAATCTGTTGTCACTGTCGCGGTTTCCCTCCACCGACGCCCGCGAGGACGGCCTGACACTGGTCTACGGCGCCAACTGGGCGCGTTATGCGCCCACTGGCTGGCAGGCCTATGCCACCGTCGGCCAGGTGCTGCGCAGCGACGGCGATGACCGGTTCACCAAAAGCTCCGGCCTCAGCGGCACCTCCTCGGATTTCCTGCTGGCAGGCCAAATCAAATTCGGCGACGGGCTGGCCCTCTCCACCCGCGGCTTGCTGAACGGTTCACTGAACTTCTCCAAGGCAGAACTGCGCGGCGACTGGCGCACCAGCCGCTCCAGCCTTTCCGGCACCTATCTGTGGCTCGGCACCGACCCCGATGAAGACCGGGCCGAGGAAAGTTCGGAGCTGTGGGTCGACGGCAGCTATGATTTCACCCCCAGCTGGTCCGCCAGTGCCCGGCTGCGCTATGATATTTCCGACGCCCGCGCCACCCGTGCAGGTCTCGGCGTGGCCTACAGCAACGAATGCGTGACGGTCGACCTTTCAGTCAACCGCCGCTATACCTCAACAACAAGTGTTGAGCCGACAACCGATTTCGGCTTTACCATCTCGCTCAGCGGATTTTCCGTAAAGAGCGGCAGCAAACAGTACAGGCGGTCATGCAGCAAGACGTGA
- a CDS encoding MarC family protein, with translation MIDTAFLITSFVTLFVIVDPIGLTPIFLALTQGMTPAQRRAIALRSTITAAILLALFTALGEAVLGFAGISMAAFRIAGGVLLFLTALDMLFERRNKRREDRSEEDDFDDPSIFPLAIPLIAGPGSIATVILLAGQQPGIAGFAMVMGVVVAVLAILLVMCLFSGLFERLLGKTGITVVTRLLGMLLAALSVQFVLDGLRAFGFAG, from the coding sequence ATGATCGACACGGCCTTTCTGATCACCTCATTTGTCACGTTGTTTGTCATCGTTGACCCGATTGGGCTGACACCGATCTTTCTGGCGCTGACACAGGGCATGACGCCCGCACAGCGGCGTGCGATTGCCCTGCGTTCGACCATCACCGCAGCAATTCTGCTTGCGCTGTTTACGGCACTTGGCGAAGCGGTGCTTGGCTTTGCAGGCATTTCCATGGCTGCCTTCCGCATTGCCGGGGGTGTGCTGTTGTTCCTCACTGCGCTTGATATGCTGTTTGAACGCCGCAACAAGCGGCGCGAAGACCGCAGCGAAGAGGATGATTTTGACGACCCGTCCATCTTCCCGCTGGCGATCCCGCTGATTGCAGGCCCCGGCTCCATCGCCACTGTCATCCTGCTGGCGGGGCAGCAGCCTGGCATTGCAGGCTTTGCCATGGTGATGGGCGTGGTGGTCGCAGTGCTGGCGATCCTCTTGGTGATGTGCCTGTTTTCCGGCCTGTTCGAACGCTTGCTGGGCAAGACCGGCATCACCGTTGTGACCCGCCTTCTGGGCATGCTGCTGGCGGCGCTTTCTGTCCAGTTCGTGCTCGACGGACTGCGCGCTTTTGGATTTGCAGGCTAG
- a CDS encoding retropepsin-like aspartic protease family protein, which yields MGEFEIGRVIYLVVLLVAVGSWVFVQNRQSIGKTLQMFAVWGFIFLGVIASYGLWEDIRQTVRPQQSVAVEAGRVEVPRAPDGHYYLTLEVNGAAVPFLVDTGASEVVLNARDAERAGIDTGSLAYLGRARTANGEVRTASVWIEEMSLGGITDTDVRVWVNQGELEQSLLGMGYLQRWSSIEIRNGALVLTR from the coding sequence ATGGGCGAGTTTGAGATCGGGCGGGTTATCTATCTGGTTGTCCTGCTGGTTGCAGTGGGATCCTGGGTCTTTGTGCAGAACCGCCAATCCATCGGCAAGACACTGCAGATGTTTGCGGTCTGGGGATTTATCTTCCTTGGTGTGATCGCCTCTTACGGGCTGTGGGAGGACATTCGCCAAACCGTGCGCCCGCAGCAAAGCGTGGCGGTGGAGGCCGGACGGGTCGAAGTGCCGCGCGCGCCGGACGGGCATTATTATCTGACCCTTGAGGTGAACGGCGCTGCCGTCCCGTTCCTGGTAGACACCGGCGCCAGCGAAGTCGTGCTGAACGCGCGCGATGCAGAGCGTGCCGGCATTGACACCGGCAGCCTCGCCTATCTCGGCCGCGCCCGCACCGCCAATGGTGAGGTGCGCACAGCCTCGGTCTGGATCGAAGAAATGTCGCTGGGCGGCATCACCGACACGGATGTGCGTGTTTGGGTTAACCAGGGCGAGCTGGAGCAATCCCTTTTGGGCATGGGCTATCTGCAGCGCTGGTCCAGCATCGAAATCCGCAATGGCGCATTGGTGCTGACCCGCTGA
- the lptG gene encoding LPS export ABC transporter permease LptG has translation MKLDLYYARRFLQWFLVIVAVLMTLVVLIDLNEQVRRFEAIDLSLPQLLGLTLLNVPAALSEFLPLIMILSTIVLFVGLARSSELVVTRAIGRSGIRALAAPVLVAAAIGALAVTMLNPIASATANRYQDLAETYHNGGPSALSLSGEGLWLRQGGARGQSVIHAKGYSGDAADITLLDVSIHAYTSAGGLVRRIIADSARLEGSNWILSNAKTWPLAAGINPDSNAARHDELHLPTTLTTDRIRDTLGTASGISIYDLPSTIRELSAAGFTTKRYEVRYQAELARPLFLIAMVLVGASFTMRHARFGGTGLAVLMAVLLGFGLYFIRNFAQILGENGQIPVALAAWAPPAAAILLTLGLLLHAEDG, from the coding sequence ATGAAGCTTGATCTCTATTATGCGCGCCGCTTTCTGCAGTGGTTCCTGGTGATTGTTGCGGTGCTGATGACACTGGTGGTGCTGATCGACCTGAACGAACAGGTCCGCCGGTTTGAGGCGATCGACCTCAGCCTGCCGCAATTGCTTGGCCTGACCCTGCTGAACGTTCCGGCCGCCCTCAGCGAGTTCCTGCCGCTGATCATGATCCTGTCGACCATCGTGCTGTTTGTCGGCCTTGCCCGCAGCAGCGAGCTGGTGGTGACCCGCGCCATCGGCCGGTCCGGCATCCGCGCGCTGGCGGCACCGGTGCTGGTGGCCGCGGCAATCGGCGCCTTGGCGGTCACCATGCTCAACCCGATCGCCTCGGCCACCGCCAACCGCTATCAGGACCTGGCCGAGACCTATCACAACGGCGGGCCGTCGGCGCTGTCGCTGTCCGGCGAAGGCCTGTGGCTGCGCCAGGGCGGCGCCAGGGGCCAGTCGGTCATCCACGCCAAAGGCTACAGCGGCGACGCGGCGGATATCACTTTGCTTGACGTGTCGATCCACGCCTATACCAGTGCCGGCGGCCTGGTCCGCCGCATCATTGCCGACAGCGCCCGGCTGGAGGGCAGCAACTGGATCCTGTCCAATGCCAAAACCTGGCCGCTGGCAGCCGGCATCAACCCCGATTCCAACGCCGCCCGGCATGACGAGCTGCATTTGCCCACAACACTGACCACCGACCGGATCCGCGATACCCTGGGCACGGCCAGCGGCATCTCGATCTACGATCTGCCCTCCACAATCCGCGAATTGTCTGCCGCAGGTTTTACCACCAAACGCTACGAGGTCCGCTATCAGGCGGAACTGGCCCGCCCCCTGTTTCTTATCGCCATGGTTCTGGTCGGTGCCTCCTTCACCATGCGGCACGCGCGCTTTGGCGGCACCGGCCTGGCGGTGCTGATGGCGGTCCTTTTGGGATTCGGGCTTTATTTCATCCGCAATTTCGCGCAAATCCTTGGCGAGAACGGGCAAATCCCTGTGGCCCTGGCCGCTTGGGCGCCGCCCGCCGCCGCGATACTTTTGACCTTGGGACTGCTTCTCCATGCCGAAGACGGGTAA
- a CDS encoding ABC-F family ATP-binding cassette domain-containing protein, whose product MLRISDISYAVEGRLLFDGASATIPTGHKVGLVGRNGTGKTTLFRLIRNELSLESGAISLPSKARIGGIAQEAPSSNVSLIDTVLAADTERAELMAESETAQDPGRIAEIQTRLSDIDAWSAEARAAAILKGLGFDFAAQQRPCSDYSGGWRMRVALAAVLFSQPDLLLLDEPTNYLDLEGALWLEAYLVKYPHTVIIISHDRELLNRSVNGILHLEELGLTYYSGNYDQFARQRAANRANQAAQAKKQDARRAHLQAFVDRFKAKASKAKQAQSRVKMLEKMETIRAPEDAARTVFTFPEPEELSPPIIATEGASVGYDGTPILSRLDLRIDQDDRIALLGKNGEGKSTLSKMLSGRLDVMAGKMTQSGKLRIGFFAQHQVDELHIDETPLQHLQRERPNEGQARLRARLAGFGLGSDQADTEVGRLSGGQKARLSLLLATLPAPHLLILDEPTNHLDIESREALVEALTAYSGAVILVSHDMHLLSLVADRLWLVSGGTVKPFEGDLPAYRDLLLTRDKPAGKSKTKAKAEKPKRPSREAIQALRAEVRKGEARLEKVSEMRDKLAKKLADPALYDDGRKDEAIVWQRKYAEVMEAQDRAEELWLKAVEKLEKAEAQ is encoded by the coding sequence CCGGCAAAACCACGCTGTTCCGGCTGATCCGCAATGAGCTGTCGCTGGAATCCGGCGCCATTTCACTGCCCAGCAAAGCGCGGATCGGCGGCATTGCCCAGGAAGCGCCATCCTCCAACGTGTCGCTGATCGATACGGTGCTTGCCGCGGACACTGAACGCGCCGAATTGATGGCCGAGTCCGAGACCGCGCAGGATCCCGGACGGATTGCCGAAATTCAAACCCGGCTTTCAGATATCGACGCATGGTCGGCCGAGGCACGTGCCGCTGCCATCCTCAAAGGTCTCGGGTTTGATTTTGCCGCCCAGCAACGCCCTTGCTCCGACTATTCGGGCGGCTGGCGGATGCGGGTGGCCCTGGCTGCGGTGCTGTTTTCACAGCCTGACCTCTTGCTGCTGGACGAACCTACCAACTACCTGGACCTTGAGGGCGCGCTGTGGCTTGAGGCCTATCTGGTCAAATACCCGCACACCGTGATCATCATCAGCCACGACCGCGAGCTGCTGAACCGCTCGGTGAACGGCATTCTGCACCTCGAAGAGCTGGGCCTGACCTATTACTCCGGCAACTATGACCAGTTCGCCCGTCAGCGCGCCGCCAACCGGGCCAATCAGGCCGCACAGGCCAAGAAACAGGACGCCCGCCGCGCCCATCTGCAGGCCTTTGTCGACCGGTTCAAGGCCAAGGCGAGCAAAGCCAAACAGGCGCAAAGCCGGGTCAAGATGCTGGAGAAGATGGAGACCATCCGCGCACCCGAAGACGCCGCGCGCACCGTTTTCACCTTCCCCGAACCCGAGGAGCTGTCGCCGCCGATCATCGCGACCGAGGGCGCCTCGGTCGGCTATGACGGCACCCCGATCCTCAGTCGGCTGGATCTGCGCATTGATCAGGACGACCGTATCGCGCTGCTTGGCAAGAACGGAGAGGGCAAATCCACCCTGTCCAAAATGCTGTCAGGCCGTCTGGATGTGATGGCCGGCAAGATGACCCAGTCCGGCAAGCTGCGGATCGGTTTTTTTGCCCAGCACCAGGTGGATGAGCTGCACATTGACGAAACGCCGCTGCAGCATTTGCAGCGCGAACGCCCGAACGAAGGCCAGGCCCGCCTGCGCGCCCGGCTGGCCGGGTTCGGACTGGGGTCGGATCAGGCTGATACCGAGGTCGGCCGTCTCTCCGGCGGGCAGAAGGCGCGGCTGTCGCTGCTGCTGGCCACCCTGCCCGCTCCGCATCTGCTGATCCTCGATGAACCGACCAACCACCTGGACATCGAAAGCCGCGAGGCGCTGGTCGAAGCGCTGACCGCCTATTCCGGCGCGGTCATTCTGGTCAGCCATGACATGCACCTCCTTAGCCTGGTCGCGGACCGGCTGTGGCTGGTGTCCGGCGGCACAGTGAAACCGTTTGAGGGCGATCTGCCGGCCTACCGCGATCTGCTGCTGACGCGCGACAAACCCGCAGGCAAATCCAAGACCAAGGCCAAGGCCGAAAAACCAAAGCGCCCCAGCCGCGAAGCCATTCAGGCCCTGCGCGCCGAGGTCCGCAAAGGTGAGGCGCGCCTGGAAAAAGTCAGCGAAATGCGCGACAAGCTGGCCAAAAAACTGGCAGACCCTGCTCTTTATGACGATGGACGCAAAGACGAAGCCATTGTCTGGCAGCGCAAATATGCCGAAGTCATGGAAGCCCAGGACCGCGCCGAGGAGCTGTGGCTGAAAGCGGTGGAGAAACTGGAAAAAGCAGAGGCGCAATGA